The proteins below are encoded in one region of Sebastes fasciatus isolate fSebFas1 chromosome 16, fSebFas1.pri, whole genome shotgun sequence:
- the foxred1 gene encoding FAD-dependent oxidoreductase domain-containing protein 1 isoform X2, translating to MRKKASDALPGSSWSPLQINKNLPPERADIVIVGGGVMGWSVAYWLKQKERVRGGVKVVVVEKDTTYSQASTVLSAGGIRQQFSLPENIHLSLASADFMRNINEHLGVLNEDPVDLQFNQSGYLFLANEKVAHIMEENYSTQRDAGAKVSLLSPTQVKEKFPWINTDDIALASYGLENEGWFDPWTLLNAFRRKAISMGVIQCCGEVTDFKYTVNVMTNADGDQVDFRRIKSVKVQMPNSLEYQPVECAIVVNAAGAFSAKLAEMLGIGFGPKDSIAGIPVPVEPRKRYIYVVHCPDGPGLDTPFLIDYSGVYFRREGLGGNYIAGTSPEELEEPDTSNLEVDHQFFEDKVWPSLASRVPAFENLKVKSAWAGFYDYNTFDQNGIIGLHPLINNMFFATGFSGHGLQHSPAVGRSVAELILDGNFTTLNLSGLGFRRILEQEPMLERNIV from the exons ATGAGGAAGAAGGCGTCGGACGCTCTGCCAGGGAGCAGCTGGAGCCCCCTGCAGATAAACAAGAACCTTCCTCCGGAGAGGGCCGACATTGTGATCGTAGGAGGCGGTGTGATGGGCTGGTCCGTCGCCTACTGGCTCAAGCAGAAGGAGAGGGTGCGAGGAGGGGTGAAAGTTGTTGTGGTGGAGAAGGATACAACG TACTCCCAGGCCTCCACCGTGCTGTCTGCGGGGGGGATCCGACAGCAGTTCTCCCTGCCCGAGAACATCCACCTCTCCCTGGCCTCCGCAGACTTCATGAGGAACATCAAT GAACACCTCGGCGTGTTGAACGAAGACCCAGTGGACCTTCAGTTCAACCAATCAGGATACCTCTTCCTGGCCAATGAGAAGGTGGCTCACATCATGGAGGAGAACTACAGCACCCAGAG GGACGCTGGAGCCAAAGTTTCACTTCTCTCTCCGACACAAGTGAAAGAGAAGTTTCCATGGATAAACACAGACGACATCGCGCTCGCTTCATATG GGTTGGAGAACGAGGGCTGGTTCGACCCCTGGACGCTGCTGAACGCCTTCAGGAGGAAGGCCATCTCTATGGGAGTCATTCAGTGCTGCGGAGAAGTCACAG ATTTTAAATACACCGTAAACGTGATGACAAACGCTGATGGTGATCAAGTGGATTTCAGGAGGATCAAATCTGTCAaa GTGCAGATGCCTAACAGTCTGGAGTACCAGCCGGTTGAATGTGCCATTGTGGTGAATGCAGCAGGAGCCTTTTCTGCTAAACTGGCAGAGATGCTGGGAATCGGCTTCGGTCCCAAAGACTCCATCGCTGGAATCCCGGTCCCTGTTGAGCCTCGCAAAAG atatatatATGTGGTCCACTGTCCTGATGGTCCAGGTCTAGACACTCCCTTCCTGATTGATTACTCTGGAGTTTACTTCAGAAGAGAGGGGTTAGGAGGGAACTACATCGCCGGGACGTCGCCAGAGGAG tTGGAGGAGCCAGACACCAGTAACCTGGAGGTGGACCACCAGTTTTTTGAGGACAAGGTTTGGCCCAGCTTGGCCTCTCGTGTTCCTGCCTTCGAGAATCTGAAG GTGAAGAGTGCCTGGGCCGGTTTCTACGACTACAACACCTTCGACCAGAACGGCATCATCGGCCTGCACCCTCTCATCAACAACATGTTCTTTGCCACCGGTTTCAGCGGCCACGGCCTGCAGCACTCCCCCGCGGTGGGTCGATCTGTGGCAGAGCTGATCCTGGATGGAAACTTCACGACGTTGAACTTGAGCGGCCTCGGCTTCAGACGCATTCTGGAGCAGGAACCCATGCTGGAGAGGAACATCGTTTAG
- the foxred1 gene encoding FAD-dependent oxidoreductase domain-containing protein 1 isoform X1 → MSTWRRLHVKVRTAHGLLLNGTCRLGTQQHTWPNGHLTLCQSLSTGRPLRNDFFKDLETQLAAMRKKASDALPGSSWSPLQINKNLPPERADIVIVGGGVMGWSVAYWLKQKERVRGGVKVVVVEKDTTYSQASTVLSAGGIRQQFSLPENIHLSLASADFMRNINEHLGVLNEDPVDLQFNQSGYLFLANEKVAHIMEENYSTQRDAGAKVSLLSPTQVKEKFPWINTDDIALASYGLENEGWFDPWTLLNAFRRKAISMGVIQCCGEVTDFKYTVNVMTNADGDQVDFRRIKSVKVQMPNSLEYQPVECAIVVNAAGAFSAKLAEMLGIGFGPKDSIAGIPVPVEPRKRYIYVVHCPDGPGLDTPFLIDYSGVYFRREGLGGNYIAGTSPEELEEPDTSNLEVDHQFFEDKVWPSLASRVPAFENLKVKSAWAGFYDYNTFDQNGIIGLHPLINNMFFATGFSGHGLQHSPAVGRSVAELILDGNFTTLNLSGLGFRRILEQEPMLERNIV, encoded by the exons ATGTCCACGTGGCGCAGGCTGCATGTGAAGGTGAGGACAGCTCATGGATTACTACTTAATGGTACCTGCAGACTGgggacacaacaacacacatggCCGAATGGACACTTAACCTTATGTCAAAGCCTAAGTACAGGCAGACCTTTAAGGAATGACTTCTTCAAAG ACCTGGAGACCCAGCTGGCAGCTATGAGGAAGAAGGCGTCGGACGCTCTGCCAGGGAGCAGCTGGAGCCCCCTGCAGATAAACAAGAACCTTCCTCCGGAGAGGGCCGACATTGTGATCGTAGGAGGCGGTGTGATGGGCTGGTCCGTCGCCTACTGGCTCAAGCAGAAGGAGAGGGTGCGAGGAGGGGTGAAAGTTGTTGTGGTGGAGAAGGATACAACG TACTCCCAGGCCTCCACCGTGCTGTCTGCGGGGGGGATCCGACAGCAGTTCTCCCTGCCCGAGAACATCCACCTCTCCCTGGCCTCCGCAGACTTCATGAGGAACATCAAT GAACACCTCGGCGTGTTGAACGAAGACCCAGTGGACCTTCAGTTCAACCAATCAGGATACCTCTTCCTGGCCAATGAGAAGGTGGCTCACATCATGGAGGAGAACTACAGCACCCAGAG GGACGCTGGAGCCAAAGTTTCACTTCTCTCTCCGACACAAGTGAAAGAGAAGTTTCCATGGATAAACACAGACGACATCGCGCTCGCTTCATATG GGTTGGAGAACGAGGGCTGGTTCGACCCCTGGACGCTGCTGAACGCCTTCAGGAGGAAGGCCATCTCTATGGGAGTCATTCAGTGCTGCGGAGAAGTCACAG ATTTTAAATACACCGTAAACGTGATGACAAACGCTGATGGTGATCAAGTGGATTTCAGGAGGATCAAATCTGTCAaa GTGCAGATGCCTAACAGTCTGGAGTACCAGCCGGTTGAATGTGCCATTGTGGTGAATGCAGCAGGAGCCTTTTCTGCTAAACTGGCAGAGATGCTGGGAATCGGCTTCGGTCCCAAAGACTCCATCGCTGGAATCCCGGTCCCTGTTGAGCCTCGCAAAAG atatatatATGTGGTCCACTGTCCTGATGGTCCAGGTCTAGACACTCCCTTCCTGATTGATTACTCTGGAGTTTACTTCAGAAGAGAGGGGTTAGGAGGGAACTACATCGCCGGGACGTCGCCAGAGGAG tTGGAGGAGCCAGACACCAGTAACCTGGAGGTGGACCACCAGTTTTTTGAGGACAAGGTTTGGCCCAGCTTGGCCTCTCGTGTTCCTGCCTTCGAGAATCTGAAG GTGAAGAGTGCCTGGGCCGGTTTCTACGACTACAACACCTTCGACCAGAACGGCATCATCGGCCTGCACCCTCTCATCAACAACATGTTCTTTGCCACCGGTTTCAGCGGCCACGGCCTGCAGCACTCCCCCGCGGTGGGTCGATCTGTGGCAGAGCTGATCCTGGATGGAAACTTCACGACGTTGAACTTGAGCGGCCTCGGCTTCAGACGCATTCTGGAGCAGGAACCCATGCTGGAGAGGAACATCGTTTAG